One Microplitis mediator isolate UGA2020A chromosome 3, iyMicMedi2.1, whole genome shotgun sequence DNA segment encodes these proteins:
- the LOC130664864 gene encoding cilia- and flagella-associated protein 45-like: MSTEVMRYVLPESNGKYKRSFSAPIKKSNPNENIHHTNLATTFRIPWKKNSIDRTSKVLTKSEYEYFRNCAIEGFKTEQEKHENLFKNEIKKENLLAESIARKQKIQKMDLEKLKKKTNKLDEFEAETKMRTMHLLERANNLKLEQEEEMQLCNKLILETKCRAIRDLQVAEKKLIEKELNKEEKRLNEMMENERRLKIQEEKKKEEEIAGKRREFASLLKHQIIENEEQRIIEFERKQEEGKLINLSNIAWMDEEIIKEKKRKEQGALIRKELAAENERLIKFKEMERQENQIIDIRIKEYQRMKAERDKAIAQAQKAIEEKKNKERTRVMKQAMQAHDFKSQIEELNEIRIKEEVEREWRKREKEQAINKLKTRRQFDQARQDQIKFRKIVQAMEIERDKREFDKIIAQQKEALLKEQEKRKQQQLQAQRYRNEILKQVNDKEKNKNEARRKIFQEGMANRAEIEMRAKRLREAMERKCQEMRENKVPEVYINDIKNIISKIK, from the exons ATGAGTACAGAAGTCATGCGTTATGTTTTACCAGAATCtaatggaaaatataaaagatcATTTTCGGCGCCAATCAAAAAATCAAATCCCAATGAAAATAtt catCATACGAATTTAGCAACAACTTTTCGGATtccttggaaaaaaaattcaattgatcGTACATCAAAGGTTTTAACAAAATCTGAATATGAATATTTTCGTAACTGTGCAATTGAGGGATTTAAAACAGAGCAAGAAAagcatgaaaatttatttaaaaatgaaatcaagaaagaaaatttattggctGAAAGTATAGCTCGTAAacagaaaatacaaaaaatggatttagaaaaattaaaaaaaaaaacaaataaacttGATGAATTTGAAGCGGAAACAAAGATGCGAACTATGCATCTTCTTGAACgggcaaataatttaaaactggAACAAGAAGAGGAAATGCAATTGTGCAATAAACTGATATTAGAAACCAAATGTCGAGCTATTAGAGATCTTCAg gttgcagaaaaaaaattaattgaaaaagaaTTGAATAAAGAGGAGAAACGATTGAATGAAATGATGGAAAATGAAAGACGTTTAAAAATacaagaggaaaaaaaaaaagaagaagaaatagCTGGTAAAAGACGAGAATTTGCATCTcttttaaaacatcaaataattgaaaatgaaGAGCAACGAATTATTGAGTTTGAACGTAAGCAAGAAGAgggtaaattaataaatttaagtaatattGCTTGGATGgatgaagaaataataaaagaaaaaaaaagaaaagagcAAGGTGCATTGATAAGAAAAGAATTGGCTGCCGAAAATGAACggcttattaaatttaaagaaatggAACGTCAAGAGAACCAAATTATAGatataagaataaaagaatatcAGCGAATGAAGGCTGAACGCGATAAGGCAATAGCACAAGCGCAAAAAGccattgaagaaaaaaaaaataaagaacgaACTCGTGTAATGAAACAAGCAATGCAAGCCCACGATTTTAAATCTCAAATCGaagaattaaatgaaattcgtATTAAAGAAGAGGTAGAACGTGAATGGCGAAAACGTGAAAAAGAACAagctattaataaattaaagacaCGACGGCAATTTGATCAAGCACGACAAGATCAAATAAAGTTTCGTAAAATTGTTCAAGCTATGGAAATAGAACGTGACAAACgtgaatttgataaaataatagcTCAACAAAAAGAAGCGTTACTAAAAGAACAAGAAAAACGTAAACAGCAACAATTACAAGCTCAAAGATATCGTAATGAAATATTGAAACAAGTaaatgataaagaaaaaaataaaaatgaggcaagaagaaaaatttttcaggaggGTATGGCTAATCGTGCAGAAATTGAAATGAGAGCAAAAAGACTTAGAGAAGCAATGGAAAGAAAATGTCAAGAAATGAGAGAAAATAAAGTACCCGAAGTATATATCaacgatattaaaaatatcatttcgaaaattaaataa
- the LOC130664866 gene encoding GATOR complex protein NPRL2 isoform X2, which yields MKIIVPDNHVSKDLFDNVSVYIIPKAQLQRSTLTVTLQNCKILGFPVKIDDKKYARNAFYFNLCFVCNADARTVHYEPVVKKLSDFLMALEVENSFLSNVSVDKNRLTEILGQVMNDLNCHNMCTLTEGTMTTHLKVVTLAAEPKPVLDHQVPVFLVNRESFCCDQWDLTTQQVLPYIDGFNHVTRIAAEADVENNLVKSCVQNLVYYGVVTLIPIFQYCNIYTTTSKLGILAEDKELQEECIHFVSKSARQPAHLRDIYRMYATMTHGTTMKDLCQRLNPQNLRINERRLVQFGLIQGFIRRVYKYPIYVKGSFGDNNFYDNFENNKNDPVYKYFTGAYSFDEICCNTGQSVAQIEDIVERDPNVVVLFK from the exons atgaaaataata gtaCCTGATAATCATGTATCcaaagatttatttgataatGTAAGCGTTTACATTATACCAAAAGCACAATTACAACGAAGTACTCTTACCGT gaCACTACAAAATTGCAAAATTTTAGGATTTCCAGTAAAAATAgatgacaaaaaatatgcTCGAaatgcattttattttaatttatgttttgtaTGTAATGCTGATGCACGAACTGTTCACTATGAGCCGgttgttaaaaaattgtccGACTTTTTg atGGCTTTGGAAGTGGAAAATAGTTTTCTGTCAAATGTTTCTGTTGATAAAAATCGATTAACTGAAATTCTCGGGCAAGTTATGAATGATTTAAATTGTCATAACATGTGTACATTGACAGAAGGTACAATGACAACTCATTTGAAAGTTGTTACACTGGCAGCGGAGCCAAAGCCCGTATTAGATCATCAGGTTCCTGTATTTCTGGTAAATCGTGAATCTTTTTGCTGTGACCAGTGGGATCTTACAACTCAACAAGTTTTGCCGTATATTGATGGTTTTAATCATGTTACTCGAATTGCTGCTGAAGCTGACGTTGAAAATAATCTTGTAAAAAGTTGTGTTCAAAATCTTGTTTATTATGGAGTAGTAACTCTTATTCCTATATTTCaatattgtaatatttatacAACTACTTCAAAGCTTGGAATTTTAGCCGAGGATAAAGAGTTGCAAGAAGAATGTATTCATTTTGTATCTAAAtctg CAAGACAACCAGCTCATCTTCGTGATATCTACAGAATGTATGCAACAATGACTCATGGGACAACAATGAAAGATTTGTGTCAGCGATTAAATCCACAAAATTTAAGGATAAACGAGCGAAGATTAGTGCAATTTGGATTAATTCAAGGATTTATTCGAAGAGTTTACAAGTATCCAATTTACGTTAAAGGATCATTTGgagacaataatttttatgataattttgaaaataataaaaatgatcctgtttataaatattttactggtGCTTATAGTTTTGATGAAATTTGTTGCAATACTGGACAATCTGTTGCACAAATAGAAGATATAGTTGAAAGAGATCCCAATGTCgttgtattatttaaataa
- the LOC130664866 gene encoding GATOR complex protein NPRL2 isoform X1, with product MLHSNLNNENNSEDKGVIRCIFFSEFHHIAGPKITCQVPDNHVSKDLFDNVSVYIIPKAQLQRSTLTVTLQNCKILGFPVKIDDKKYARNAFYFNLCFVCNADARTVHYEPVVKKLSDFLMALEVENSFLSNVSVDKNRLTEILGQVMNDLNCHNMCTLTEGTMTTHLKVVTLAAEPKPVLDHQVPVFLVNRESFCCDQWDLTTQQVLPYIDGFNHVTRIAAEADVENNLVKSCVQNLVYYGVVTLIPIFQYCNIYTTTSKLGILAEDKELQEECIHFVSKSARQPAHLRDIYRMYATMTHGTTMKDLCQRLNPQNLRINERRLVQFGLIQGFIRRVYKYPIYVKGSFGDNNFYDNFENNKNDPVYKYFTGAYSFDEICCNTGQSVAQIEDIVERDPNVVVLFK from the exons atgttgcactcaaatttaaataatgaaaataatagtGAGGACAAGGGTGTTATacgttgtatttttttttctgaatttcaTCATATAGCTGGCCCCAAAATAACTTGTCAA gtaCCTGATAATCATGTATCcaaagatttatttgataatGTAAGCGTTTACATTATACCAAAAGCACAATTACAACGAAGTACTCTTACCGT gaCACTACAAAATTGCAAAATTTTAGGATTTCCAGTAAAAATAgatgacaaaaaatatgcTCGAaatgcattttattttaatttatgttttgtaTGTAATGCTGATGCACGAACTGTTCACTATGAGCCGgttgttaaaaaattgtccGACTTTTTg atGGCTTTGGAAGTGGAAAATAGTTTTCTGTCAAATGTTTCTGTTGATAAAAATCGATTAACTGAAATTCTCGGGCAAGTTATGAATGATTTAAATTGTCATAACATGTGTACATTGACAGAAGGTACAATGACAACTCATTTGAAAGTTGTTACACTGGCAGCGGAGCCAAAGCCCGTATTAGATCATCAGGTTCCTGTATTTCTGGTAAATCGTGAATCTTTTTGCTGTGACCAGTGGGATCTTACAACTCAACAAGTTTTGCCGTATATTGATGGTTTTAATCATGTTACTCGAATTGCTGCTGAAGCTGACGTTGAAAATAATCTTGTAAAAAGTTGTGTTCAAAATCTTGTTTATTATGGAGTAGTAACTCTTATTCCTATATTTCaatattgtaatatttatacAACTACTTCAAAGCTTGGAATTTTAGCCGAGGATAAAGAGTTGCAAGAAGAATGTATTCATTTTGTATCTAAAtctg CAAGACAACCAGCTCATCTTCGTGATATCTACAGAATGTATGCAACAATGACTCATGGGACAACAATGAAAGATTTGTGTCAGCGATTAAATCCACAAAATTTAAGGATAAACGAGCGAAGATTAGTGCAATTTGGATTAATTCAAGGATTTATTCGAAGAGTTTACAAGTATCCAATTTACGTTAAAGGATCATTTGgagacaataatttttatgataattttgaaaataataaaaatgatcctgtttataaatattttactggtGCTTATAGTTTTGATGAAATTTGTTGCAATACTGGACAATCTGTTGCACAAATAGAAGATATAGTTGAAAGAGATCCCAATGTCgttgtattatttaaataa
- the LOC130664872 gene encoding translocator protein translates to MPVHINWPTAIGIIVPNLGGWAGAIITRRNITPWYKSLNKPTWTPPNWMFAPVWTSLYSSIGYASYLVYRDGGGFEKAAIPLSIYGVNLVLNWLWTPIFFGAHNIKLALYEIAALWGSTVVLGITFFQVNKLAGGLIVPYLAWNTLATALTYSVYRNNKITDVDEKQK, encoded by the exons atgccAGTACATATTAATTGGCCAACAGCTATTGGAATAATTGTTCCAAATCTAGGTGGATGGGCTGGAGCAATTATCACCCGACGAAACATCACTCCTTGGTATAag tcATTGAATAAACCAACTTGGACACCACCAAACTGGATGTTTGCACCAGTATGGACCAGTCTATACTCTTCAATAGGTTATGCTTCATATCTGGTGTATCGTGACGGAGGTGGATTTGAAAAGGCTGCTATTCCTCTGTCTATTTACGGTGTCAATTTAGTACTAAACTGGTTGTGGACACCTATATTTTTTGGAGCACACAACATTAAATTg gCTCTTTATGAGATTGCTGCACTATGGGGATCAACAGTAGTCTTGggaataacttttttccaaGTAAATAAACTTGCCGGTGGTTTAATAGTGCCATACTTGGCTTGGAATACTCTTGCCACTGCTCTCACCTATTCAGTTTatcgtaataataaaattactgacGTTGATGAGAAACAAAAgtag
- the LOC130664857 gene encoding serine/threonine-protein kinase unc-51: protein MEIVGDYEYNTKDLIGHGAFAVVFKGRHRKKPNFVVAIKSITKKSLAKSQNLLGKEIKILKELTELHHENVVALLDCKESNHNVFLVMEYCNGGDLADYLGAKGTLSEDTIRVFLKQLAGAMKALHAKGVVHRDLKPQNILLSHNCGKACPQPHQITLKIADFGFARFLQDGVMAATLCGSPMYMAPEVIMSLQYDAKADLWSLGTIVFQCLTGKAPFQAHTPQALKLFYEKNVNLGPKIPPGTSPELSSLLMGLLRRNARDRMAFDEFFNHRFLHGTHDSQNLVFAELPASPEIIPEPRAELINPSVPEANSPCSSPEDGFVLVPNDLSNDIENNPTCQQVKYTKQTSKEAVSPPRPCFLPISEPIPVPTQQSTVNPSSSSLPSSSSSSSSSTTTKTTTIATATTTTIRTETSVVPRSQPISMKRSVDCCHKNHPVDIGSLSPPSVQFVIGTPPSRRLSETPPPPHTWQVSPSARHSHISTGNSPLKRSLGSNSSSSPLLTGPLAVLGSPTAKALQDNNNTLRHSPVIPFGTRAVTLPEISEAGSFQSFFPELIPTCSDDRPLTFIAPELPEETLLEREHNEILAKLNFVVALCDCVSEVARTRAGPLGAHLGGVEPSSNAATKRRAEQVILLVRALQWLSSGLSLATQQLKAGRLQPTTNVKEVVNTMNDKFRICLTECKQLNSAGLLRQTGATADKILYNHAIQMCQSAALDELFGNPAECFQRYHTAQILLHSLSQHVNHSQDRALLIKYKTAVEKRLYVLQQQGYIYATDPT, encoded by the exons atGGAAATTGTGGGTGATTATGAGTACAACACAAAAGACCTTATTGGTCATGGTGCTTTTGCTGTTGTTTTTAAAGGCAGACATAGAAag aaaccAAATTTCGTAGTTGCAATCAAaagtataacaaaaaaaagtttggccAAATCCCAAAATCTTCTGGGCAAAGAAATCAAGATTTTAAAG GAGCTGACGGAACTTCATCATGAAAATGTTGTCGCTCTATTAGATTGCaag gaATCCAATCATAATGTCTTCCTCGTTATGGAGTATTGCAATGGAGGTGATCTGGCTGATTATCTAGGag ctAAAGGTACCTTATCTGAGGATACAATAAGAGTATTCTTGAAGCAATTAGCTGGAGCTATGAAAGCTCTTCATGCCAAAGGAGTAGTCCACCGTGATCTAAAGccacaaaatatattattgagtCATAATTGTGGAAAAGCATGTCCACAACCCCATCAAATCACATTAAAAATTG cTGATTTTGGATTTGCAAGATTTTTACAAGATGGTGTAATGGCAGCTACGCTGTGTGGATCTCCAATGTATATGGCTCCAGAAGTGATAATGTCACTGCAGTATGACGCAAAAGCTGATTTATGGTCCCTCGGTACAATCGTATTTCAGTGTCTGACTGGTAAAGCACCATTTCAAGCTCACACACCTCAAgctttaaagttattttacgaaaaaaatgttaatctCGGTCCAAAAATACCACCTGGTACATCACCAGAACTATCAAGTTTGCTAATGGGTCTTTTGAGACGCAATGCCAGAGATCGTATGGcttttgatgaatttttcaatcatCGATTTCTTCATGGAACTCACGATAGTCAAAATTTAGTGTTTGCTGAATTACCAGCATCACCAGAGATTATACCAGAGCCAAGAGCTGAGCTTATAAATCCATCCGTTCCAGAGGCCAATAGTCCTTGCTCAAGTCCTGAAGATGGTTTTGTTCTTGTACCAAATGATTTGAGCaatgatattgaaaataatccgACTTGTCAACAAGTTAAATATACCAAACAAACCAGTAAAGAAGCAGTTAGTCCACCAAGGCCATGTTTTCTACCAATATCTGAACCAATTCCTGTACCAACCCAACAAAGTACTGTTAatccatcatcatcatcactaccatcatcatcatcatcatcatcatcatctacaacaacaaaaacaacaacaatagcaacagcaacaacaacaactatACGAACTGAAACAAGTGTTGTACCACGATCACAACCAATAAGTATGAAACGAAGTGTTGATTGTTGTCATAAAAATCATCCGGTTGATATCGGTTCGTTAAGTCCACCAAGTGTACAATTTGTTATTGGAACACCACCAAGTAGAAGACTAAGTGAAACTCCACCTCCACCCCATACATGGCAAGTCAGTCCAAGTGCCAGGCATTCTCATATCTCTACTGGTAATTCACCATTAAAAAGATCACTCGGAAGTAATAGTTCTTCTTCACCACTTCTCACTGGACCCCTTGCTGTTTTGGGTTCACCGACTGCTAAAGCACttcaagataataataatactttaaGGCATTCACCAGTTATTCCATTTGGAACTCGAGCAGTAACTTTACCTGAAATAtctg aagctGGAAGCTTTCAGAGTTTCTTTCCAGAACTCATTCCAACATGTTCGGATGATCGTCCGTTGACATTCATTGCTCCAGAATTACCAGAAGAAACTTTATTGGAACGGGAACATAATGAAATACTGGCCAAGCTTAATTTTGTCGTGGCACTGTGTGATTGTGTAAGCGAAGTTGCAAGAACTCGGGCTGGACCCTTGGGTGCACATCTTGGTGGTGTTGAACCATCAAGTAATGCCGCGACAAAAAGACGAGCAGAGCAAGTTATTCTATTAGTCAGAGCCCTCCAGTGGCTCAGCTCGGGTCTCAGTTTAGCTACCCAGCAATTAAAAGCTGGAAGACTTCAACCGACAACAAATGTCAAGGAGGTTGTCAATACaatgaatgataaatttaGAATTTGTTTGACTGAATGTAAGCAATTGAATAGTGCAGGATTATTACGACAAACTGGAGCAACTGCTGATAAAATTCTTTATAATCATGCAATACAAatg tgtCAGTCAGCTGCTCTAGATGAACTTTTTGGAAATCCAGCGGAATGCTTTCAGCGTTATCATACTGCACAAATTCTACTTCATTCTCTGTCGCAGCATGTAAACCACAGCCAAGACAGAGCATTGCTTATCAAAT ataaaacTGCGGTGGAAAAACGACTGTACGTTCTTCAGCAACAAGGATATATCTACGCTACAGATCCAACGTAA